DNA sequence from the Desulfurellaceae bacterium genome:
ATGCAGCCGCGAGGTGCCGTCCGGCAGGTAGCCCTGGAACAGTTCCAGGTTGCCGGTCTGGCACAGCTGCGGCCGCCCGGTGACACAATAGCCACACCGACCGCACGACGGCCGCCACGACAGAATCACATGGTCGCCGGGTTTGACGGCCGTCCCGTGGGCGCCCACCTCCGCGACCACGCCGGCGCCTTAGTGCCCGCGCACCGCGGGCGGAGGCGGGAAGGGAATACTGCCATTCATGACCGACAGGTCACTGTGGCAGACGCCGCTGGCGGCGATTTTGACGAGCACTTCGGTCCGCTTGGGCGCGTCGATCTGGATGTCTTCGACGCTGAGCGGGGCGTTGTGTTCATAGAATACGGCAGCTTTCATGGGCATGTCCTCCTGTTCGTTTTATGCGTTCATATCACTATTAACGCCGTTGCAGGATCCCCCCACAGAGTCGAGGGGCGAGACTTGTCTTCCCGTGTGGCGTGCGGATATGGTGGGCCGCCGAAAGGAGACACGCGTATGCCAAAGCTGACACCCGACGCGGTCACGTCTTTTTTGCAGGAACGAGGACACCTGGCCCGTATTGCCACGCTCAAGGAGGACGGCAGCCCGAGCGTTGTTCCGGTGTGGTTTATCTGTGAGGAGGGCAAGATTATCATCACCCCGCGCAAATACTCCGCCTTTTATGCCCATATCCAGCGCGACCCCCGCGTTGCGATTTCGATTGATGAGGAGGCTGGCCCCTACCGCAAAGTCCTGGTCGAAGGCACAGCCGAGATTTTGTATCCGGTCGGCCGCGACGACGAATGGCGTGATCTCTACCGGCGTATTTCCTGTCGCTACGTGGATGCGGCGTCTGCCGACCACTATATCAAC
Encoded proteins:
- a CDS encoding alcohol dehydrogenase catalytic domain-containing protein, with protein sequence MKAAVFYEHNAPLSVEDIQIDAPKRTEVLVKIAASGVCHSDLSVMNGSIPFPPPPAVRGH
- a CDS encoding pyridoxamine 5'-phosphate oxidase family protein, producing MPKLTPDAVTSFLQERGHLARIATLKEDGSPSVVPVWFICEEGKIIITPRKYSAFYAHIQRDPRVAISIDEEAGPYRKVLVEGTAEILYPVGRDDEWRDLYRRISCRYVDAASADHYINETIDQPRALIGLALAEAKLTTWRMPGEDEPYSGIWHARYYEAGSKMATQARMGSSPARGDKLNVE
- a CDS encoding alcohol dehydrogenase catalytic domain-containing protein, translating into MVAEVGAHGTAVKPGDHVILSWRPSCGRCGYCVTGRPQLCQTGNLELFQGYLPDGTSRLH